One Vigna unguiculata cultivar IT97K-499-35 chromosome 11, ASM411807v1, whole genome shotgun sequence DNA window includes the following coding sequences:
- the LOC114170387 gene encoding uncharacterized protein LOC114170387: MLHLPTTPSVMPEIPAVERRAPRVATISQTSTTIFLCTNRRHVKDTEVVHLKRNVSSLIQRPIKISQKCKDPNLLKLQVWSFNWSTVAQLTHASVLEDVLIHVDKLIFPTNFYILDMKDDEGKSLTTIILGRSFMMTVHTQIDVHA, encoded by the exons ATGCTTCATCTCCCAACAACTCCTTCGGT GATGCCAGAAATACCAGCAGTAGAAAGACGCGCTCCCCGAGTAGCAACGATATCACAAACTTCAACTACAATCTTCCTTTGCACAAACAGAAGACATGTTAAGGATACTGAGGTTGTGCACTTGAAAAGAAATGTATCAAGCTTGATTCAGAGACCTAtcaaaatatcacaaaaatgCAAGGATCCAa ACCTCTTAAAACTACAAGTGTGGTCATTCAACTGgtcaaccgtagcacagttaacccatGCAAGTGTGCTTGAGGATGTACTTATCCATGTAGACAAGCTGATTTTTCCTACAAATTTCTACATCCTGGACATGAaagatgatgaaggaaagagTTTGACCACTATTATCTTGGGAAGATCGTTCATGATGACAGTACATACCCAAATAGATGTGCATGCATGA